In Methanothermobacter sp., the following are encoded in one genomic region:
- a CDS encoding PAS domain S-box protein, with protein sequence MSGVSPESPLLSDEDLKSVFETVIHNSPDGVITVNSEGIIVFSNPAADRMFGYTSLEGKRVDLLVPESLRDDLNAKMREYRMEGEHELAGKVFETTSLRSDGTEFPVEMSLNPARTAGGLFLTSIIRDISERRRMEDEVHRREEQFRDLFENANDMIQAVDPEGRFVYVNRAWMETLGYTEDDIENLTIFDVIHPDKLDECHEIFRRVMSGESIPLVQTAFITKDGEKIFVEGNVNVRMRDGEVEYSRAIFRDVTERLKFQRELERLASIVESSGDAIVSYDLDGTIIDWNRGAERIYGYSADEIRGQNVSILMDEEEFERLKGLISEVGAGKLVSNFEARRFRKDGEEIWLSISLSPLRDVNGEIIGVSTIARDITEMKRTQEALRASEEKYRKIVEKFIQNALALISEINR encoded by the coding sequence ATGTCCGGTGTTTCTCCTGAAAGCCCTTTACTGTCTGATGAGGACCTTAAATCAGTATTTGAGACAGTTATACATAACAGCCCCGATGGGGTGATCACAGTTAACTCTGAGGGCATTATCGTATTCTCAAACCCTGCGGCAGATAGGATGTTTGGATACACATCTCTTGAGGGTAAAAGGGTCGATTTACTTGTCCCGGAATCCCTCAGGGATGACCTCAACGCCAAGATGAGGGAATACCGGATGGAGGGAGAGCACGAACTCGCAGGAAAGGTTTTTGAAACCACATCCCTCCGATCAGATGGGACCGAGTTTCCTGTTGAAATGAGCCTGAACCCTGCACGGACTGCAGGGGGCCTTTTTCTGACCTCAATAATCAGGGATATCTCAGAGAGGAGGAGAATGGAGGATGAGGTCCATAGAAGGGAGGAGCAGTTCAGGGACCTCTTTGAGAACGCCAATGACATGATACAGGCGGTTGACCCCGAGGGAAGATTCGTATATGTTAACAGGGCCTGGATGGAGACCCTGGGTTACACCGAGGACGACATTGAAAATCTCACAATATTTGATGTGATACACCCTGACAAGCTGGATGAGTGTCATGAGATCTTCAGGCGTGTAATGAGCGGGGAGAGCATTCCCCTTGTTCAAACCGCATTCATAACAAAGGATGGTGAGAAGATCTTTGTGGAGGGAAACGTCAACGTCCGCATGAGGGATGGTGAGGTTGAATACAGCCGGGCAATCTTCAGGGATGTGACAGAGAGGTTGAAGTTTCAGCGTGAACTCGAAAGGCTGGCTTCCATCGTGGAGTCCTCGGGGGATGCCATCGTAAGCTATGACCTTGATGGGACCATAATTGACTGGAACAGGGGTGCTGAGAGGATATACGGTTACAGTGCAGACGAGATCAGGGGACAGAACGTCTCGATCCTCATGGATGAGGAGGAATTTGAAAGGCTCAAGGGCCTTATATCTGAGGTGGGAGCCGGTAAACTTGTTTCAAACTTTGAGGCCAGAAGGTTCAGGAAGGATGGGGAGGAGATATGGCTTTCTATTTCACTCTCACCACTCAGGGACGTTAATGGTGAGATTATAGGTGTATCCACCATTGCAAGGGACATAACTGAGATGAAGAGGACACAGGAGGCCCTCAGGGCAAGTGAGGAGAAGTACCGTAAAATCGTTGAGAAATTTATTCAGAATGCACTTGCCCTCATCTCCGAGATAAACCGCTGA